One region of Zootoca vivipara chromosome 7, rZooViv1.1, whole genome shotgun sequence genomic DNA includes:
- the IFI44L gene encoding interferon-induced protein 44-like translates to MKCNNQGPTVVVGYNASGYIFGGFTEQSYASAGKYLLDNNAFLFRLKGKGQEPSTLKFPVKNAAEAFLDNGAYGPVFGANTLVFLSQSKNSVTTNTNTNSYTFNAEDLHGNDLVLLECEVYRAEGLSSILEKPWREMTWTAEKREALIKEIRTYKPFSDAVPQCRVLLIGPVGAGKSSFFNSVNSTFRGYVSSQAAAGSDSTSLTKQYRTYQLKSGSGRTPLPIIFCDTMGLEAQHSAGLDIEDVRSILEGHIPDRYSFNPSCVMSPNMPNYIKYPSPKDRIHCVAFIIDGSKVEILPEKLEEKLKDIRRKANGFGVPQLVILTKVDQICPIVEDDTSYVYKSMAVQKQMRLMEAKLGIPLSHIVPVKNYSSELELRNDVDILILVAVRQMLRLAEAYLDDCDDERLVTRSTKDCYAEP, encoded by the exons ATGAAATGCAACAATCAGGGCCCAACTGTAGTTGTGGGATACAATGCAAGTGGCTATATCTTTGGAGGCTTTACTGAGCAGAGTTATGCTTCAGCTGGGAAATACCTACTTGATAACAATGCTTTCCTCTTTAGATTGAAAGGGAAGGGGCAGGAGCCCAGCACACTAAAATTCCCAGTCAAGAATGCTGCTGAGGCTTTCCTTGACAATGGTGCATATGGTCCTGTTTTTGGAGCTAACACACTTGTATTCCTGTCACAAAGCAAGAACAGTGTTACCACAAATACTAACACTAACAGTTACACATTCAATGCAGAAGACCTACATGGAAATGACCTAGTCCTTTTGGAATGTGAAGTATATCGAGCTGAAG GGCTGAGTAGCATTTTGGAAAAACCATGGCGGGAGATGACATGGACCGCTGA GAAAAGAGAAGCGCTGATTAAAGAAATAAGAACTTACAAGCCTTTCTCGGATGCTGTGCCCCAGTGTCGGGTTCTGCTCATTGGGCCAGTTGGAGCGGGGAAGTCCAGCTTCTTCAACTCTGTGAACTCAACTTTCCGAGGCTACGTGTCAAGTCAAGCTGCAGCAGGATCAGATTCCACAAGTCTGACAAAGCAG tatagGACTTATCAACTTAAAAGCGGAAGCGGTAGAACTCCACTCCCAATCATTTTCTGTGATACTATGGGACTTGAAGCTCAACACAGCGCTGGTCTGGACATTGAGGATGTGCGCAGCATATTGGAGGGCCATATTCCTGATCGGTACTCG TTCAATCCATCCTGTGTTATGAGCCCCAATATGCCAAACTATATCAAGTACCCTTCTCCAAAAGACCGGATTCATTGTGTTGCATTCATTATTGATGGGTCCAAGGTTGAGATCCTCCCTGAGAAGCTGGAAGAAAAACTGAAAGACATCCGTCGAAAAGCAAACGGTTTTG GTGTTCCACAGCTTGTTATTCTAACTAAAGTGGATCAGATTTGCCCTATTGTTGAGGACGATACGTCATACGTATACAAAAGCATGGCTGTTCAGAAGCAG ATGCGGCTAATGGAAGCAAAACTTGGCATCCCCCTGTCTCATATAGTTCCTGTTAAAAATTATTCCTCAGAACTGGAACTGAGGAATGATGTTGATATCCTGATACTTGTGGCAGTGAGGCAGATGCTTCGTTTAGCTGAAGCCTACCTCGACGACTGTGATGATGAACGTTTGGTCACTCGTTCCACGAAGGATTGTTACGCTGAGCCTTGA